The Stigmatopora argus isolate UIUO_Sarg chromosome 6, RoL_Sarg_1.0, whole genome shotgun sequence region GGACCCTGGAGGCCTTCAGTGGACTGATCGGGTCCTGGGGCTTCTTCTACACAGATAGGATGATCTTCCAGAGAGGGAGGCTGCTTGTGGTCCGGTTCTGTCAGGACCTGGGTGGACTCTGAGCAAACCGAGTCAGGCTTCAGGGGATGGGCGCTTGAGAACATTTGGTCTGAGGCTGCGGGTAGTGACAATGGCGGCGGCGGTGAGGTAGTCTGTCCGTCTGCGGTGTCTTTTCGGGAGAGGAGAACAGATGACACAACCAAATTGTCAGATTTTGAAACCAAAATAGGAGCTACCAAGGAGGCACAAAACTTTGTTTTCCTCACATTTTATGTTAGAGCCTCATCCACATTTCTTATTTTGAAGGAGATAAGACACTTACTGATTTTAAAAGCAACTTCAAGCATTTTGCCGAATCCTCCTTGGCATAAATTCAACGTTTTCCACAAATGTCCCTTTTATTCAAATATATTGCTGACAATTGCAAACCCACTGACATAAAGTGAGTCCACTGTTTGTTAGCAAACTCACGATGGGTGGTTACTTCCTGCTCTTTTCTTTACTGTTATTTATTAAGGCAAGCTACatgcaaacatacatttaaaaaataacaacagtacCAGAACCTGTGTCAACAATGAAGCCAAAATCAAGGTggcaaaaaaacgaaaaaaagcaATGGTCTTAAGCCTGGAGTTTCCTCAGTACCTGATTGTTTGGCCCCTCTCCATCTGTCTCCATTTGCATCAGTGCTGTCCTGCTCAGATGTTAAGGTGCACACCACACACGTCATGCAGAAGGACGGAAAAAGTTAGCAGTGGCACACAGAACATGCAGCAACCAAATCAcacttaaaagaaaataaatatatctattaCTGCATCATTAAAACAGCTATCACTATACTAAAACCCTGTTGTTAACCATGAACAAAcgatactttttttgttttattcatgttaATACCGCAGGCATTTTGATCTTAGTGGGAATCAAAAGTTGCTCAGAACTATTTAGACTGGGAAAACTTacggtattttctcgcgtataagccacacccctaaaattgccttaaaatcattgaattttaccatttttcttgtataagacgccccttaattcaaaattttgacctccatattcattttgttttgggttttatttgtttatcttttctctattctgaaataaatgaccgtatcggccgcattgacTTGCGTTagggtgtttcgtctttgtcatcttgcagtttcgtgcatgtcaagtctaatttgtgcgcatataagccgcgcccttaaaatctttgaattttaccatttctctcgtataagacgccccctaattcaaaatgttgacccccatattcattttgttttgggttttatttgtttatcttttctccgttttgaaataaatgaccgtatcggccgcattgacTTGCGTCAGGGTGTTTCGTATTTGTTACtatgcagtttcgtgcatatcaagtctaatttgtgtgcatataagccgtacccactattcagtcatcttttttttagctacaaATACTGCGCATATGTGAAAAACTACGGTGTTTTTACTATATATGTACTACAATTATTATAAAATACAATCCTGATTGGTAAAATTGGTTGACCACTGTATGAACAGGAATCCATCATAAAAAAGGATCTCCTGATCTAATATTAAGGCACAACATGATGATGAGACAGCATTCATGGTGTTTATGTGGCACATGCATTTTTCGTTCTGAcagtcacaaaaaaaaatcaaaagaaaaaaaaaagccatcgaTAGCATAGAAGCTGACATACCGCTTTCTTGTACGGATCGCTGAAGCGCCTCTGCGAGCTCCCTGTCTGCTATCTCTTCGGGGCGGCTTTCCTCACGCCCCTCGGGCCCGTACGCCAAGCGAGCACATTCGGGAAGCTCGGCCTCGGACAAGAATCGAGTCTCGGTGCCCGTTGTGCCGATGACGAGGACACTTTTCTTCAGGTCGATTGCACACTACAAGCCAAAGAAATCACGTTATTCATGCTGCAGGTTTTGAGTTTCTCTATGATTACGAGCGACGAGGACGGGTGGGTTGCACCTGGTGTCTCTTGAGCATGTCCAAGCCGAGGAGCATGTCCATGGGTTGGTCCTCCAAAATGGAGAAGGAGCAGGGAAGAAAATCCCCTTCAATCTGGACCTGAGCTGCATCGACACAAAAGTCAGATCAACCACGTAGATtaaagtttgatttatttcataagggcGGGGAAGgggcacatattaatgaacatatttatattcatgttaatgaacatgtgtaaataagtaagattgtagCCATTGGCTAATTTCCACCTTTAGTCCCTTGCGTAGGTtaaagataaacgatgacacatactagacacacagatGCCTACGTAGCATAGGTCGTGATATTTTGTACGTCTAGCCAGGCtgtaagatgattggccaagggGTTCAGAGATGGCGGTTGacatatgctaattgctattgagttccaggtatgaagaaagAAGGTGATAtagctaatttagcattctttttgaagggaactacagtcacctctagagccagcccttgatgacacatactagacacacatacctacgtagcacagttttagacagcgttgtaatcgcaattttgttcgtctaacagccaggctttaagatgattggccaagaggttcagagacgggaattTACGTATGCTAATtactattgagttccaggtatgatgAGAGAAGATGCCTTAGCTAATTTAGCActatttttgaagggaactacacagtcacctctagagccagcccttgtatgtgttggaatttttttgtccaaaatcttgcagtgggggaggagctttgtgttggaagattttctaAACTAAGGCGGCATCTGcgtatttaacagtattgttccagttcagacctttgtgtttttttttttccaatatcggACAGCGCAATATTACTATACACTCTTCCTGATGAAAGGGATTCATACAAAAACACCCACCCAAGTGAACCCTGCCGATGATCTTTTGCGTGCCCACTCCTTTGGCGATGCCCGCCCAGCGGCGATCGACCAGTCGCATGATGTTGCAGCGCTCCGCACAGGCTTGGCTCATTATAGTCATTTGGGCGCCTGAGaacaataaatagaaaatactTCAAATTTTAAATCGCTTCCTCCAAAGCTAAAGTAGAACTCATTCTAGTCAGAATAAACAGGCAATCATGGTAACCCAAAAGTGTAAATCATTAAACTTCCTGACATGCAAAGgtatttcaacaaaaaaaaacctaagtggcaaaatatgtatttttacaaGTTCAATCCACTACTAATTACCTGAGTCCACAAAAGCTTTTACAGGGTGTCCGTTGACTTTGCAGTTAATGTAAAGCATGACCACCTGCCCAAAGCTTTCTGGGGCTTCCTCCATTGCGATGGTCATGTTTTCTTCCACGTTGTGCTGTCTGTTTTATGCATGGATTCAAGTGTTGAAAAGAGGGAACACATCCtggatacagttttttttttacttgacagTCAAAAATGAGCTGACCTGATATCTTCCTCGATTTTTGCCTGCGCTTCCAAGTCGAAAGGATCCGCAGTCAGCAATCGGATTCGCTCTTGCTCCCGTTTGGCTCGATCTTGCTGTTGCTCCAGCAGAACTTTGGTGAAACGCTCTGAAAATAGAACAAGACCGCAACATCAGCTGACAACATATATAGTACAACAAGGCTTATTCCAGGGCTTTATAAACGTTCCAATCTCTTGACCAAATTTTCCAACGCTGAAACTGCGATATACAAAAAAGTAAGCCCATGAAAAGTGAATAGAATTCAATGTCTGGTAAATTATTGAAAGTGCAATGGTGCCATTTTATGGTGGGAAACCTTTTCCTTGTCGCTGCCATTGCACTCAATTGCATTTTCTTTGGTTtcactgtatgacgctgacaactTGACagtttgggtacattgcttgctgacgcgctatatttatatagtgaaaaggcggacgggtgaaaggggaatgcacatGTGCATATCATACTTAAAGAATGACAATATTAGTATCtagcagtgaccgagacgatccggattagagcagaaatgggtaaaacgagatcggctttcccccaaaaaaaacatactttaaaaaaattaaatttcccgtaataaagttgttatatggcgtacaccaagggtgtcactcgggttggttcccgggctgctttaacgtcaacttgattttacgtgggccggaccatttaagatctaatatttagatttttttaataaatagattaaaatccctgaatattcacttttttatagatctaaaacaatgtttattttaggtttttttaaatatatttttagattttacaaaattatttttgaataacactgaaaaaatggattaaaaaattacgattattgatttaaaaggggggaaatcaggaaatttaatatacatctatactccattttaatttgatcctaaaacagaaagtcggcactcatgatttactttcccgggccacacaaaatgatgcggcgggccagatttggcccccgggccgccactttgacacatgtggcgtacacaatttgaaatgatcaaacaacgtataaaatacgggaaacacgtataagttgacaggtatgggatttGTAACATTTGTCAGGGAACCCCAATTCTGTATAATACTATATACTGGAAAAGGGGATACTGTAAAACCTTGCTAAATACGTTAGCATAGCTGTTGTGTCTACCTAGATCTCCGCTCAGCAACGCTTCGGCGAGCGGTGGGTTTCGCTCTTTCAGGAGGGACAGCTCGTGTGGATTGGACAGGAGCATCTGCTGGAGTAAGGCGGGGTCATCAAGCCCCTGAGACGAGGAGCCTTGAGGGGCCGGTGGCGTGGGGGGTTGCGAGTTTCGCTGCGGCTGAGGCTGTTGAGGTGGTAGCGACTGCTGCGGTGGCGGCGCAGCCGGTTGCGGCGGCGGCCTGGCGGTACTACGGGGAGGGGCCGAAGTTGAGGTGCCTGGGACTGCGATGGAGCGAAAGTCGATACGGGGAAGACCTGTCGAGTCACGAAAGATGGGAAAATTAGCGGAATAATATCACAAGGAGAAGGGATTatctttgcattatttttactggtctaaaaatggGTATCGGTAAGATATAtagcctgaaaaaaacattggatcagaaataaaaatctgaattgtGACCAGGAATACGTCACGGATTATATGGAGTATTCCCACCTGGGAAGCCTGGTTGAGTGGATGGCGGTCTTCTGTCGGCTTGCCTGAGGACCACCACGTCTCCATCCTTCACACCGTATGTCCCCAAGGCACGTGTAGGATCTTTTAGGGGCTGCTCAACATAggagatctttaaaaaataagaaaaaagttATGGACCAAAGAATGACCAGcaacaacaggaaaaaaaacactaatttaaatatatatttacttagTCAACAGCATACTTTTTAGTTTTCACTCTCCCCTTGAACATTGTTTTATTAACATCTTGAATAATAAAAACACAACCCCTGATttattgaggttttttttttccatttcggaaccgctttttttgttgttgtttaaatttAGAAGTATTTAATGATGTGGTGGGCACCCCAGCGGCTGAatagttagcgtgtcggcctcacagtgggggggcctgggcctgcgtggtttttctccgggcactccgttttcctcccacattccaaagacgtgcatggtaggccaaTTGGAtgatctaaattgcccctaggtatgagtgtgagctccgattggctggccaccaattcagggtgtcccctgcctctggcctgaagtccgctgggataggctccagcaccccccgcgaccctagtaaggataaaatggttcagaaaatgagatgagataatgatGTGTTTACCACTACACATCACATCACCACCAACAGGGTTAAGttccctttttaaattgaattgaatgcttctattgtacttgtataataacaataaaaaaattgaccAATTGCTGCGAGTGTAATTTGTATTTGACGTATCGTCTCGAATGTGaataatttcaatattttcatgaaataaaactcttgaaaaaaacaataaaagcattcaattccacTTAAAAAAGTGAACTTCACCACTAGACGACTACGTTGTTGACAGGATTATCTCCCGAGTCTAATTTTGCTCTAATTTAAGCATCTGTTTCGCAATCAGCTTCCGCTTCGAACTGTGCCGTGATTATGTTGGCTGTTCAGCCTTTAGCAATCGCAAACAAACCCACGCTTACGCTCAAAAATCCTATTCTATTCTTCTAAACAGCGTGATTTTTCCACCCACAGAAATGACAACAACAGTATATGTTCTGCTAATTGTGCCCACGAATTTTCCTCCTCGTTTGGGTAAAAAAAGCGCAAGCAAAACTATGATTCATGCTAGCAAAAGCAGGCTAATTAGCCACGAGCTAAGTTAGCTCTCCCGGCTGTCCTTACCTGAATTTCCCCCGCCGGGATTCCCGATTCGAGTTCGCAAAGTGCCACAAAGTCTCTGAGTTCCAGTTCTGGGGACACATCGAGGGCGAATGTGGTTTCTGGGCGATCCCTCGGCGCGCAGTAAACGGTGACCAGCATTGCTTAATTTCGGACGCAGAATCGGTCGACAAACCGCTGCAACATAAAGGCACTTACTGTATTTCCTTTATTCACACACGAGAACGCCGCATGCTCATGTTGGATATGAGCCGCTATTTAGTCGCGCCTCACACTACTAAGCAGTCCAACGGAAAACCTGATCTTAACCAACGATGTTCAGTGTTTTGGACTTACTAGTAAGCGTATGACGTGACCATAAATCATTCAAAAACTCCAACATCAAGAATTGTGCTCGTATTCGCCCAGCAATGCCGTACCTCGGTCAGATGTTTTTACGACATGCGGTATGATGGAGCTGGGTGTCGTAAAAGCCGTAACACAGCAATCTTGTTTTCTAGTTCATGCTGTTACCATGTAATAATGATTTGACAGTTAAGCAAAATGCATTCACAACCCAcatcgtatgtatttttttttattgtaaatgtgATATTTTATGAATAATTCATCAATGATGGAGCTTTGCGTCGTAAAAGGCGTAACACAGACGTCTTGTTTTCCTACTAACATGCTGTTACCACGTATAATATTGGGTTGACTGTTAAACAACAAGGTATTTATAGCCTAcatagtatttatatttttttaattgtaaattttatattttatgaatAATGATTATGTTAATCAATGTTTTCTCCACTGCTTCGTCACTGCTGTCATTGTCAAATCTTAAACCAACTATTGACAGCAATACATTGAATACATATCATCATgttttattaattattgttattgCAGTATTGCTAGAATAAGCAAGGTCGTTTCAGTAGGCCCGTTTTCGTTTCTGGTAACtttgaacgaaaaaaaaaacaggtgatTTTTCAAAATTGTATAATTTGATTccataaatactaaataaaatttatctttaaaaaatacaagaatAAATGGTATTATTCCTAAGGTATAAGAGTTTATCATTTGAGATCTAAAAAAGTGTctggaaaatatatattattattattggtctTGTCGTTGGCTCTCTCCGCCTGCAGCGGCGCTGCCTCGCCCCTCTGCCCCAGTTTTGAGATCACATGACGGGCTGGCTGTCTCCGACTtcaccccctccctccctcctctccAAAGCTGGAAAAGCCCAACTAAACATCTGACAGGGAGGGAAGAGGCGAAACACCACCAACTTCCCAAGATGCTGGCACTAATAAACCGGCTTTTAGACTGGTTCAAGTCCCTTTTTTGGAAGGAGGAGATGGAGTTGACCCTGGTCGGCCTCCAGTATTCGGGGAAAACGACGTTCGTCAACGTAATCGCCGTAAGTCTACCTGCCTGCTATGGCTAACTAGCCTAATGCTAAAAGCATTAGCGCTAATGATGGGAGAACGATGactaggaaaaaaacactgctttACCCAGCGTTTCTGCAGATAAAAAATCATAGAATATTAACCTACTGCAGTTCTACCATCATAAAAAAACCGAACGTAAAGAAGAAATTGCCTCGTTACTTGCTAGTTTATTACTTAGACTGGCTAGCAGGCTAAAGCTAAAAGTGTGTAGCTTTGATCTTATGACCGAGTACTGAGCTTCCATCAATAATGTTCAAActgcacatttttatttgaatacaCACAATTCTGATATAAATGGAAAGGTAGTGTGAATGGAATCTACCGTTAATGTGACctcaaaataattaaattattattgaaGTCTTAGCAGGTTTTATTTGAAATTGGAAAATGagaatcaaaacaatatttttgagtTGTTAATATTTGGATTAAAGTGTCCTTTGGATGAAAGTTATAATGATATTATAATTCGAATATGGGAATCAAATCAggtattttaagattttaaaaaaggtaaaagtgATATTTTGGGATCATGTTGTCAtcagtgctttttaaaaatgaatagctGATtagtttcaatttatttttaaagaaataggtTTAAGGGGAATAAAGTTGTCTATTCTCAAGAAAGTTTTCATATTTAGAGAAAACACACAatgttgaataaaaataaataacgaaaATAAAGTTGAATGGATTTGTGAAGTCACCTATGTTCAAGAGAATGTAATTTTTTCTAGAAagttgtaattttgttttcaaacttGTTTGTAACTTTTGCAAGAAACAACTAATAAATTAGTAAGAAGATAACTATTTACAAGTGTAACAATGGAACCACTTCCTATTGTTGCCACTCTTTGTTTTAGTCAATTGTAATAATTGTGGCCCATTTCTAATCTTATTTGGTGTTTCTTGTATTTTGCTTCGTTATACTCACATCCCTGCAAATGAAATGAACTCTTTGCTGCATATAAAAATGCGGTGCGGCAAAGATTCAGTTTCACCAAACAAGCGGTTGTAGGACTTCCTCCAGTCATAAGACCGTTGCAATCATTTccacttatccttgtcaggtgACTGTTTCTCGTCATGTGCTGTTATTTGTAGTTGTAATGCGTAAAGTGACCACTAGATATCGCACTTTCGCTCAATTATCTGAGGCAAGAAAACCGGTAGCTTCCCGATACTTAACCATAAGGAAAAAGGGGATTCCAGGACATTCCTGCTTTCTTTCATTAAAATTCACCTACGATACACTCTAGTTAAAGTATAATTTTTAATAAGGACCGCGTTGTTTGAATTTACAATGAAGCAATTATGAAATTGTCTCCTTTCAGTCAGGCCATTTCAGTGAAGACATGATTCCCACTGTTGGATTTAATATGAGGAAGGTCACCAAAGGAAACGTCACTATTAAGGTTGGTGTTTCCTGCTTTTTTTATGAATTCATCTATTTTGTTATATATCATGAAGATAAATTTTCTCCTCAGATTTGGGACATCGGAGGACAGCCGCGGTTTCGGAGCATGTGGGAACGCTATTGTCGTGGTGTCAATGCCATTGTGTAAGTACTGCGCTTACCCCGGGAtgccaaaaatgacatttaatgtTGTTTACTACTATGAAATGAGCCGTAATCTTTTTGTGTGTGGACCTAAACTTGTCTGACTCGCATGTCGACATTCCTCTCGCACtctactcattttttttttagatacatGGTGGACGCAGCGGACCGAGATAAAGTGGAGGCATCGAGGAATGAGCTTCACAATCTATTAGACAAGCCTCAGTTACAAGGGATCCCTGTGAGTATTTACTGTAATGCACTATATGCAtcacaaataccgtattttctcgcatatgtcgtatttgtcgctcaaaatgccataacgcaagacaatgcggccgatacggtcatttatttcaaaatagagaaaagataaacagataaaacgattaacaaaaataattttgacatctatgaatgacattcaagaaaaaaaatcgtatcttgcataaaatgtgaaaaaactcacttacttgtgcctgccattgctcgctcaggacgccgccatcttacctaaggatgacaaactagaccattacggacacacttcctggttgtacttctcacttgacttcctttttgaatttgtacgctggtgaaatttgtgaatcaggggcgtcttatatgagagaaactgtaaaattcaacgatttttatgggaattttaagggtacggcttatacgcgcatgcggctaatatgcgagaaattacggtAATCCCCACTGGACCACAAAATGTAGGGCTATTCATACTTGTAGATTACTCTTGCCACAATACGAAAATATTCAACACCATatcgataaaaaaaaatctgttaataCCTGCTCCAGTGAGTGTCACTTTTCTCTCTCTATAGGTTCTGGTGCTGGGGAACAAAAGAGACCTTCCCACCGCTTTAGATGAAAAGCAGCTCATTGAGAAAATGTAAGTACCCACTACAGGGGGTCTCCACAGCCGtgcgcggtcttttggtcgcccggacccaaacaaccggcgaccaaaagaccgtcgacaaaacaaggtaaaacaacacggtctacgcatcaataaaagccaac contains the following coding sequences:
- the ddi2 gene encoding protein DDI1 homolog 2 isoform X1, with the protein product MLVTVYCAPRDRPETTFALDVSPELELRDFVALCELESGIPAGEIQISYVEQPLKDPTRALGTYGVKDGDVVVLRQADRRPPSTQPGFPGLPRIDFRSIAVPGTSTSAPPRSTARPPPQPAAPPPQQSLPPQQPQPQRNSQPPTPPAPQGSSSQGLDDPALLQQMLLSNPHELSLLKERNPPLAEALLSGDLERFTKVLLEQQQDRAKREQERIRLLTADPFDLEAQAKIEEDIRQHNVEENMTIAMEEAPESFGQVVMLYINCKVNGHPVKAFVDSGAQMTIMSQACAERCNIMRLVDRRWAGIAKGVGTQKIIGRVHLAQVQIEGDFLPCSFSILEDQPMDMLLGLDMLKRHQCAIDLKKSVLVIGTTGTETRFLSEAELPECARLAYGPEGREESRPEEIADRELAEALQRSVQESDTADGQTTSPPPPLSLPAASDQMFSSAHPLKPDSVCSESTQVLTEPDHKQPPSLEDHPICVEEAPGPDQSTEGLQGPQGETTEPSEVENNPTVTPSELENSQPMEEEATDPSDSVEMDPSIGDKPEGSDSIPSLAAALLELHELLLSNNCGTPTTPGADPSDAKAKLAATFDRPSGGKAEDSTTEPEKNEDPNIHPPELVPQPEPPTEPRDPSIYNPESAIPPDLVGDAVEPPEGAHRQTPDSQVPGTPAETPQPVPFPAEHIQRIQAAGFSARDAAEALEQAHGVVELALLALLARGITVPN
- the ddi2 gene encoding protein DDI1 homolog 2 isoform X2 — translated: MLVTVYCAPRDRPETTFALDVSPELELRDFVALCELESGIPAGEIQISYVEQPLKDPTRALGTYGVKDGDVVVLRQADRRPPSTQPGFPGLPRIDFRSIAVPGTSTSAPPRSTARPPPQPAAPPPQQSLPPQQPQPQRNSQPPTPPAPQGSSSQGLDDPALLQQMLLSNPHELSLLKERNPPLAEALLSGDLERFTKVLLEQQQDRAKREQERIRLLTADPFDLEAQAKIEEDIRQHNVEENMTIAMEEAPESFGQVVMLYINCKVNGHPVKAFVDSGAQMTIMSQACAERCNIMRLVDRRWAGIAKGVGTQKIIGRVHLAQVQIEGDFLPCSFSILEDQPMDMLLGLDMLKRHQCAIDLKKSVLVIGTTGTETRFLSEAELPECARLAYGPEGREESRPEEIADRELAEALQRSVQESGQH
- the arl8ba gene encoding ADP-ribosylation factor-like protein 8B-A, whose amino-acid sequence is MLALINRLLDWFKSLFWKEEMELTLVGLQYSGKTTFVNVIASGHFSEDMIPTVGFNMRKVTKGNVTIKIWDIGGQPRFRSMWERYCRGVNAIVYMVDAADRDKVEASRNELHNLLDKPQLQGIPVLVLGNKRDLPTALDEKQLIEKMNLAAIQDREICCYSVSCKEKDNIDITLQWLIQHSKSRRS